A DNA window from Centroberyx gerrardi isolate f3 chromosome 5, fCenGer3.hap1.cur.20231027, whole genome shotgun sequence contains the following coding sequences:
- the LOC139927357 gene encoding single-strand selective monofunctional uracil DNA glycosylase: protein MLDGTSANETGEFASGDREEEEGLPLCKSDEHGTKSVSEGNITTSSKFLQVELELNAHLRQLKFAEPVRYIYNPLEYAWETHRCYVETYCHGGQSTLFLGMNPGPFGMAQTGVPFGEVSSVRDWLKITGEVGHPPDEHPKRRITGLACAQREVSGARFWGFFRKLCGEPAQFFRHCFVHNLCPLIFISASGKNLTPPELPAGEREALLALCDVALCQMVEALGVSMVIGVGRVAEQRARRALSAAGVNVRVEGIMHPSPRNPSANKGWEEVAKAKLADLGVLSLLSNT from the exons ATGTTAGATGGTACGTCTGCTAATGAAACGGGTGAATTCGCCagtggagacagggaggaggaggagggattgcCTTTGTGTAAATCAGATGAACACGGAACAAAATCGGTATCGGAGGGCAACATCACGACCTCCTCTAAATTCCTGCAGGTTGAGTTGGAGCTTAATGCCCACCTTCGTCAGCTGAAGTTCGCCGAGCCTGTCCGGTACATTTACAACCCGCTGGAGTACGCCTGGGAGACGCATCGCTGTTACGTGGAGACATACTGTCATGGTGGACAAAGTACTCTCTTTTTAGGGATGAATCCTGGACCTTTCGGCATGGCACAGACAGGG GTCCCCTTCGGTGAAGTCAGCTCAGTTCGTGATTGGCTCAAGATCACAGGGGAGGTTGGTCATCCTCCTGACGAGCATCCAAAGCGACGTATCACAGGGCTCGCCTGCGCTCAGCGTGAAGTGAGCGGCGCACGTTTCTGGGGCTTCTTCAGAAAGCTGTGTGGGGAGCCGGCCCAGTTCTTCCGCCACTGCTTTGTCCACAACTTGTGCCCGCTCATATTCATAAGCGCTAGTGGCAAGAATCTGACGCCCCCTGAGCTGCCTGCAGGGGAGCGCGAGGCCCTCCTGGCCCTTTGTGACGTTGCACTGTGCCAGATGGTGGAGGCGCTGGGCGTCTCCATGGTGATCGGGGTTGGAAGGGTGGCGGAGCAGCGGGCACGGCGAGctctctctgcagcaggtgTTAACGTGCGAGTCGAGGGGATCATGCATCCCTCCCCTAGGAACCCATCAGCCAATAAGGGCTGGGAAGAGGTCGCCAAAGCCAAGTTGGCAGATCTGGGTGTCCTGTCACTGCTGAGCAACACATGA